From the genome of Clostridia bacterium, one region includes:
- a CDS encoding ABC transporter substrate-binding protein, producing the protein MKKVLSILLVLIMTLSLFGCGSAATSGNPKEIKIGVVSPISGQSAIAGEYIKNGIELIADQLAKDGGLDVKGTKIPVKFLYEDNEAKPDATANVFRKLIDQDKVIAIVGPDMSKCILAGGPIAQASKIPAIGTFTTNEKVTQIGDFLFRACFIDPFQGKVMAQYAADTIGAKTAAILYNNADDYSKGLMENFKKAFEEKGGKVVEAQAYGGADVKDFNAQLTKIKAANPEVLFMPNQFGEVPLQMKQARQMGITAQFLGGDSWDSPDVPNIAGVDIVEGSAFDAAFSPDDPSPICKDFVKRYKDKYGKNPNSNAVLAYEAAMVVLEGIKNAETLDGQGVRDAMAKIENLEVPSGTITFDANRNPVKGAVVNVYKGGVPSYVTTINPN; encoded by the coding sequence ATGAAAAAAGTATTAAGTATTCTATTGGTTCTTATTATGACTCTATCTTTATTTGGATGCGGCTCAGCAGCGACAAGTGGTAACCCGAAAGAAATTAAAATAGGTGTTGTTAGTCCTATTTCAGGACAGTCAGCTATAGCCGGTGAGTACATAAAGAATGGTATCGAGCTTATTGCTGACCAATTGGCAAAAGATGGGGGACTTGATGTTAAAGGTACAAAAATACCTGTTAAGTTCTTATATGAAGACAATGAAGCAAAACCAGATGCAACTGCTAATGTATTTAGAAAGCTTATTGACCAGGACAAGGTTATTGCAATAGTTGGTCCTGACATGAGCAAATGCATACTTGCAGGCGGACCGATTGCCCAAGCTTCAAAGATTCCTGCCATCGGTACATTTACAACAAATGAAAAAGTAACTCAGATAGGGGATTTCCTTTTCAGAGCATGCTTTATAGATCCTTTCCAGGGAAAAGTTATGGCTCAGTATGCAGCAGATACAATTGGCGCTAAGACAGCAGCAATTTTATACAACAATGCTGATGACTATAGTAAAGGACTTATGGAGAATTTCAAAAAGGCCTTTGAGGAAAAAGGCGGAAAAGTTGTTGAGGCTCAGGCATATGGCGGAGCTGATGTAAAAGACTTTAACGCACAGCTTACAAAGATAAAAGCCGCAAACCCGGAAGTACTCTTTATGCCGAACCAGTTTGGTGAAGTACCGCTTCAGATGAAGCAGGCAAGGCAAATGGGAATAACTGCTCAGTTCCTGGGCGGAGATTCATGGGACAGCCCAGACGTACCAAATATCGCTGGAGTAGATATAGTTGAAGGTTCAGCATTTGACGCAGCTTTCTCTCCTGATGATCCAAGCCCGATTTGTAAGGATTTCGTAAAAAGATATAAAGATAAATATGGTAAGAACCCGAATTCAAATGCTGTTTTAGCATATGAAGCTGCTATGGTAGTACTGGAAGGCATAAAGAATGCTGAAACATTGGATGGACAGGGTGTAAGAGATGCTATGGCCAAGATAGAAAATCTTGAAGTGCCATCAGGAACAATAACATTCGATGCAAATAGAAACCCTGTTAAAGGTGCTGTCGTAAATGTATATAAGGGTGGAGTACCTTCTTACGTAACAACAATTAATCCAAATTAA
- the eda gene encoding bifunctional 4-hydroxy-2-oxoglutarate aldolase/2-dehydro-3-deoxy-phosphogluconate aldolase — protein MRSSDVFGLIKDTGIVAILRGIGEEEALRTVEALCKAGVKAIEVTFNTPGVDKIILSLLRSFSGEIIVGAGTVTNPASAVRAIECGAEFVLAPNTDAEVIAIVKRYGKIMVPGAYTATEVLKCYDFGADIVKIFPASSVGPKYIRDLRGPYDYIDMMPVGGVDVDNVGEFIKAGSIAVGVGGSLIRKDLLAKENYKAIEELAKKFIDEISKAR, from the coding sequence GTGAGAAGCTCGGATGTATTTGGATTAATAAAAGATACAGGTATAGTAGCAATACTTAGAGGTATCGGAGAAGAGGAAGCGCTTCGTACGGTTGAAGCCCTCTGCAAGGCTGGAGTAAAGGCAATCGAGGTGACATTTAATACTCCTGGGGTTGATAAAATAATTTTATCTCTGCTTAGAAGCTTTAGCGGAGAAATAATTGTTGGGGCTGGCACTGTCACGAATCCTGCAAGTGCTGTAAGAGCTATAGAATGCGGTGCGGAGTTTGTACTTGCACCAAATACAGATGCTGAGGTCATAGCAATAGTTAAAAGGTATGGGAAAATCATGGTTCCTGGTGCTTATACAGCAACTGAAGTCTTAAAATGTTATGATTTTGGCGCCGATATAGTGAAGATTTTTCCGGCGTCGTCTGTAGGTCCGAAATATATAAGAGACTTAAGAGGGCCTTATGACTACATAGATATGATGCCTGTGGGTGGAGTAGATGTCGACAATGTGGGGGAATTCATTAAGGCAGGGTCAATAGCAGTAGGGGTTGGTGGAAGTTTAATTAGAAAAGACTTGCTGGCCAAAGAAAATTACAAGGCTATAGAGGAACTTGCTAAAAAATTCATTGATGAGATCAGCAAAGCTAGATAA
- a CDS encoding branched-chain amino acid ABC transporter permease, which produces MNYLKDKKAILIIILSYIIILTLNKLDIINSYLLQIIMLAGINIIMTVSLNIVNGFTGQFSIGQAGFMAIGGYASAVITTLLFNTSSWPVYAQTPIFILSLIFGGLVAGFVGLLIGLPTLRLKGDYLAIVTLAFGEVVRATIRLINYVGGPRGLAGIPRYTNLFWVFVFTLLAIYGARNFVNSSFGRACISIRENEVAAETMGINSTKYKVLSFTFAAFMAGVAGGLFGHLLMFLQPDTFSFLKSNDYLVFLYAGGAGSISGSILSAIVLTVVPEFLRFLANWRIVIYALLLVVLMIKKPEGFYGGKEFGFLKLKKRNVTREVSQDPAPIK; this is translated from the coding sequence ATGAATTACTTGAAAGATAAAAAGGCAATTTTGATCATAATTCTAAGTTATATCATTATTCTTACTTTAAACAAGCTTGATATAATTAATTCCTATCTTCTGCAGATTATAATGCTAGCTGGAATTAACATAATAATGACAGTAAGCTTAAACATCGTCAATGGATTTACCGGACAGTTCTCTATAGGTCAGGCTGGATTTATGGCAATAGGTGGATATGCATCTGCGGTGATAACAACGCTCCTTTTTAATACTTCAAGCTGGCCAGTGTATGCGCAGACACCAATCTTTATTTTATCCCTTATTTTTGGAGGGCTCGTAGCAGGTTTTGTGGGATTATTGATTGGATTACCTACATTAAGATTAAAAGGAGACTATCTGGCAATAGTAACCTTGGCATTTGGTGAAGTAGTAAGAGCAACGATAAGGCTCATAAACTATGTTGGAGGGCCAAGAGGGCTGGCAGGCATCCCAAGGTATACTAATCTCTTCTGGGTATTTGTATTTACACTTCTTGCAATATACGGAGCAAGGAACTTTGTAAACTCATCCTTCGGAAGGGCGTGTATATCCATAAGAGAGAATGAGGTTGCTGCAGAGACAATGGGTATAAATTCTACCAAGTATAAGGTATTGTCTTTTACGTTTGCGGCATTTATGGCCGGAGTGGCTGGCGGGTTATTTGGTCATCTTCTTATGTTCTTACAGCCTGATACCTTTAGCTTCCTAAAATCTAACGATTACCTTGTATTCTTGTATGCAGGCGGAGCAGGAAGTATAAGCGGATCAATATTAAGTGCGATAGTGCTTACAGTAGTACCGGAGTTCCTAAGATTCTTAGCAAATTGGCGTATAGTCATATATGCACTTTTGCTTGTAGTATTGATGATTAAAAAGCCGGAAGGTTTCTATGGCGGCAAAGAGTTCGGATTCTTGAAGTTAAAGAAGCGAAATGTTACCAGAGAGGTCAGCCAAGACCCAGCTCCAATAAAATAA
- a CDS encoding branched-chain amino acid ABC transporter permease, with protein sequence MYGLQLGSIYALIALGYTMVYGIIGLINFAHGDFLMVGAFIVFFLVQALGGGHIPYILVAAVIIIGMVLTGLLGVATERIAYKPLRKKPRLSALITAIGVSMFLENFPRALPFIGPAPRPFPELFPMRDFNIGGVGTNSVQLLMIAFSIILMIGLHYITTRTKVGSQMRAVQFDKDAAALMGINVNNVISITFFIGAALAAAGGVFYSSIYPMIDVYMGIWLGTKAFVAAVLGGIGDIRGAMIGGFIMGVAEVLATAVNSDLGYGAGFVILILILLFKPAGIMGKFTIEKV encoded by the coding sequence ATGTACGGTCTTCAACTGGGAAGTATTTACGCCCTTATAGCACTTGGATACACAATGGTATATGGAATTATAGGACTTATAAACTTTGCTCATGGTGACTTTTTGATGGTTGGCGCATTTATAGTGTTTTTTCTTGTCCAAGCATTGGGTGGGGGGCACATACCATATATCCTTGTTGCTGCTGTAATTATCATTGGAATGGTTCTCACCGGTCTTTTGGGTGTAGCAACCGAGAGGATTGCATATAAACCTCTTAGGAAAAAACCGAGACTTTCAGCACTTATAACAGCAATAGGCGTTTCGATGTTTCTTGAAAATTTTCCAAGGGCTTTACCTTTTATAGGACCTGCACCAAGACCTTTTCCAGAATTATTCCCGATGCGTGATTTTAATATTGGAGGAGTTGGGACAAACAGTGTTCAGCTTTTAATGATAGCTTTCTCCATCATATTAATGATTGGATTGCATTACATTACTACAAGAACAAAAGTTGGCAGCCAGATGAGAGCTGTGCAATTTGATAAAGATGCAGCAGCACTTATGGGCATTAATGTTAATAATGTTATCTCGATTACTTTCTTTATAGGTGCAGCACTAGCTGCAGCAGGTGGTGTTTTTTACTCAAGTATATATCCTATGATTGATGTATATATGGGAATCTGGCTTGGCACAAAAGCTTTTGTAGCCGCAGTTTTAGGCGGTATTGGCGATATACGCGGAGCTATGATAGGCGGATTCATAATGGGAGTAGCTGAGGTTTTAGCAACAGCAGTAAACTCAGATTTAGGATATGGTGCCGGCTTTGTAATATTGATACTTATATTGTTATTTAAACCAGCGGGAATTATGGGTAAATTCACCATAGAGAAAGTGTAG
- a CDS encoding alcohol dehydrogenase catalytic domain-containing protein → MKAAVLKKWKELEIMEVEKPSIKPGECLIKVIYGGVCGSDVHIYNGHHATAKAPMVMCHEIAGEIAEINGEGSNLKVGDKVTVEPLLSCGKCVACRNGNWHVCSNLKLLGIHVDGGFAEYVKVNIDKVVKLDDIPMDIAVLTEPLAVGLHVVRRSELKVGQTALIVGGGPIGLVVALMAKLAGASKVVVSEGNKKRIILAEEFGFDTINAFEENMPEKVKEFTDGDGFDVVYEVTGSKAGVASALAACKIRGTMVHVGFCSGNYEYNHMPIIFKELKVIGCRVYSMQDFIDTVEVEKSIIKNNTFDLKRLISDVMTLEEIPEAVDMMTSGVNLSKIVIKL, encoded by the coding sequence ATGAAAGCAGCAGTTTTAAAGAAATGGAAAGAGCTTGAAATAATGGAGGTAGAGAAGCCTTCGATAAAGCCTGGAGAGTGCTTGATAAAAGTGATTTATGGAGGTGTATGCGGTTCTGATGTACATATCTATAATGGACATCATGCAACAGCAAAGGCTCCGATGGTTATGTGCCATGAAATAGCAGGAGAAATTGCAGAAATAAACGGAGAGGGTTCAAACCTTAAAGTTGGAGATAAAGTCACAGTGGAGCCACTTCTGAGCTGCGGCAAATGTGTAGCATGCAGAAATGGTAACTGGCATGTATGCAGTAATTTAAAATTGCTTGGTATCCATGTTGACGGTGGATTTGCAGAATATGTTAAAGTGAATATCGACAAAGTGGTTAAGCTTGATGATATACCAATGGATATTGCAGTGTTAACGGAACCATTGGCAGTTGGGCTGCATGTTGTGAGAAGATCGGAATTAAAAGTAGGCCAGACAGCTTTGATAGTAGGGGGAGGTCCAATAGGGTTGGTTGTAGCTCTGATGGCAAAGTTGGCAGGAGCATCAAAGGTTGTTGTATCCGAAGGAAATAAGAAAAGAATTATACTTGCTGAAGAATTTGGGTTTGATACAATAAATGCATTTGAAGAAAATATGCCTGAGAAAGTTAAAGAATTCACAGATGGTGATGGATTTGACGTTGTATATGAGGTCACAGGCTCAAAGGCAGGGGTTGCATCAGCACTTGCTGCATGTAAGATAAGAGGAACTATGGTTCATGTAGGCTTCTGCAGCGGAAATTATGAATATAACCATATGCCTATAATATTCAAGGAACTGAAAGTAATAGGCTGCAGGGTATATTCAATGCAAGACTTTATAGATACTGTTGAAGTGGAAAAGAGCATCATAAAGAATAATACATTCGATTTGAAGAGACTTATAAGCGATGTTATGACTTTGGAGGAAATACCCGAAGCTGTTGATATGATGACAAGTGGAGTTAACCTATCTAAGATAGTAATAAAACTATAG
- a CDS encoding pyridoxal phosphate-dependent aminotransferase gives MIQVSKIAREIQGSTIRKMFNMASGMTDTVSFALGEPDFVTSKNIIDAACKALQDGQTHYTPNAGILPLRQAIAKKLKTKNNVEIDPETEIMITAGGMEALMLSMMVILDPGDEFIVTDPFWTNHPSQVLMCGAVPRFVKVYEEDGFVYNPDNVRKAINKKTKAILINSPANPTGGVAGREVLEEIAKIAIENDLIVITDEVYQHLIYDDAEFISIASLPGMKERTVIIDSFSKSYAMTGWRIGYAAGCREILQDMIKLHENVVSCINTSSQYGAIEAIEGPQDYLKYMIDKYAIRRKLIVEGINSIEKLSCISPKGAFYAFPNITKTGLKSEEFAVQLLKKTGVVVVPGSGFGEAGEGFIRISYATSEEKIKEGLRRIKAFVEGLK, from the coding sequence ATGATACAGGTATCAAAAATAGCCCGGGAGATTCAGGGTTCTACAATAAGAAAAATGTTTAATATGGCAAGCGGAATGACTGATACGGTTAGCTTTGCTCTTGGAGAACCTGATTTTGTCACTTCGAAGAATATTATAGATGCTGCATGCAAGGCTCTTCAGGATGGACAGACTCACTATACGCCGAATGCCGGCATCCTACCTTTAAGGCAAGCCATAGCCAAAAAACTCAAAACAAAAAATAATGTTGAAATAGATCCTGAAACTGAAATTATGATAACTGCAGGGGGCATGGAAGCACTGATGCTCAGCATGATGGTGATACTAGATCCGGGAGATGAGTTCATAGTCACCGATCCATTCTGGACAAACCATCCTTCACAGGTTTTGATGTGTGGAGCAGTACCGAGATTTGTAAAAGTATATGAAGAAGACGGATTTGTATATAACCCTGATAATGTCAGAAAAGCAATCAATAAAAAAACTAAAGCAATACTTATCAATTCTCCGGCAAATCCAACCGGTGGCGTTGCTGGAAGAGAAGTACTGGAAGAGATTGCTAAAATTGCAATAGAAAATGATTTGATAGTAATTACCGACGAAGTATACCAACATCTTATATATGACGATGCAGAGTTCATAAGCATTGCATCATTACCCGGCATGAAGGAGCGAACAGTTATAATAGACAGCTTCTCAAAGTCTTATGCAATGACTGGTTGGAGAATAGGTTATGCTGCAGGATGCAGAGAAATATTACAGGATATGATAAAGCTCCATGAAAACGTAGTATCCTGCATAAACACATCTTCCCAGTATGGTGCAATAGAGGCTATAGAAGGCCCTCAGGATTATCTCAAATACATGATTGATAAGTATGCAATAAGAAGAAAACTAATTGTTGAGGGCATAAATAGTATAGAAAAACTATCATGTATAAGCCCGAAGGGTGCATTCTATGCATTCCCCAATATTACAAAAACTGGCCTCAAATCAGAGGAATTCGCTGTTCAGCTTCTAAAGAAAACTGGTGTTGTAGTTGTGCCGGGATCAGGATTCGGAGAAGCTGGAGAAGGCTTCATCAGGATATCTTATGCTACTTCCGAAGAGAAGATAAAAGAGGGATTGAGAAGAATAAAAGCTTTTGTTGAGGGCTTGAAATAG
- a CDS encoding ABC transporter ATP-binding protein encodes MLEIKDLHVSYGAIKAVKGISFEVEEGEIVTLIGANGAGKSTTLRTISGLETAASGSIKFLGTEITKMPPHDIVKLGISHSPEGRRIFANLSVVENLKLGANLRKDIDGIKKDIKRVFELFPRLEERQNQSAGTLSGGEQQMLAVGRALMTKGKLMLLDEPSMGLAPIVVEEIFKIIKEINNQGTTILLIEQNAYMALGIANRAYVLETGNIVLQGPAHELANNEDVKKAYLGA; translated from the coding sequence ATTTTAGAAATTAAAGATTTACATGTTTCATATGGAGCAATAAAAGCGGTAAAAGGTATTTCTTTTGAAGTAGAAGAAGGAGAAATTGTTACTCTGATAGGGGCTAATGGAGCTGGAAAATCGACTACACTCAGGACAATATCAGGGCTTGAGACTGCAGCTAGTGGCTCTATAAAGTTCTTGGGAACTGAGATAACAAAAATGCCTCCCCATGATATTGTAAAACTGGGTATATCCCATTCACCAGAAGGAAGAAGAATATTTGCAAACCTAAGTGTTGTAGAAAATTTGAAACTTGGTGCAAATCTCAGGAAAGACATTGATGGCATAAAAAAGGATATAAAAAGGGTATTTGAGCTGTTCCCAAGACTTGAAGAGAGACAAAACCAGTCTGCCGGTACACTAAGCGGCGGTGAACAGCAGATGCTTGCTGTAGGAAGAGCGCTAATGACAAAGGGCAAACTAATGCTTTTGGATGAGCCTTCGATGGGTCTTGCACCTATAGTGGTTGAAGAGATTTTTAAAATCATTAAAGAGATAAACAATCAGGGGACTACAATACTCCTAATCGAGCAAAATGCTTATATGGCACTCGGAATTGCAAACAGAGCGTATGTGCTCGAAACGGGAAATATAGTACTGCAAGGGCCAGCTCACGAGCTTGCTAACAATGAAGATGTCAAGAAGGCTTATCTTGGTGCATAA
- a CDS encoding dihydrodipicolinate synthase family protein, with translation MKNPYGIMPAALTIWNEDETFDEKGMERYLRWLLDNGAHSISACGSTGENITMLMEEQKRIIELTVKTVAGEVPVYVGTGRYTTSATIELSKYAEAVGADGVMVILPYYLKPYKEAAMNHYRALSEVINIPIMVYNNPWFAGYELNAKDVKQLVDEGVVSSIKSANGDPARVHELKFECGDKLKVFYGHDYAGFEGIAAGADGWLSGILSALPKQCREIYDAVAVEHNIEKGRAVMNKLMPFVNYLTYEKVNEKPHWLEIFKAAVNMQGVPAGKPRRPLGELDNENIERLKKVLEIALS, from the coding sequence ATGAAAAACCCTTACGGCATAATGCCAGCTGCGTTAACCATTTGGAACGAGGATGAAACATTTGATGAAAAAGGAATGGAACGCTATTTAAGATGGTTATTGGACAATGGTGCTCACTCGATCTCCGCTTGCGGAAGTACTGGCGAGAATATTACCATGCTTATGGAAGAACAGAAGAGAATAATTGAACTTACTGTAAAGACTGTTGCAGGAGAGGTACCGGTATATGTAGGAACCGGCAGATACACTACCAGTGCTACAATTGAGCTTAGCAAATATGCTGAGGCTGTTGGAGCTGATGGAGTAATGGTCATATTACCATACTATCTGAAGCCTTATAAGGAGGCTGCGATGAATCATTATAGAGCTTTATCCGAGGTTATAAATATACCTATAATGGTTTACAATAATCCATGGTTTGCAGGTTATGAATTAAATGCTAAAGATGTAAAACAGCTTGTTGATGAAGGTGTAGTAAGTTCAATAAAATCTGCCAATGGTGATCCGGCAAGAGTGCATGAACTAAAATTTGAATGCGGCGATAAATTAAAAGTATTTTATGGACACGACTATGCAGGTTTTGAGGGTATCGCTGCAGGAGCTGATGGCTGGTTATCAGGAATATTGAGTGCTTTACCCAAACAGTGCAGAGAAATTTATGATGCCGTTGCAGTTGAACATAACATTGAAAAAGGCAGAGCAGTAATGAATAAACTTATGCCATTCGTTAATTATCTTACATATGAGAAGGTAAATGAAAAACCCCATTGGCTTGAGATATTTAAGGCGGCTGTTAATATGCAGGGAGTGCCTGCCGGCAAGCCGAGAAGACCCCTTGGAGAACTAGACAATGAGAATATTGAGAGGTTAAAGAAAGTGCTGGAGATTGCATTAAGTTAG
- the kduD gene encoding 2-dehydro-3-deoxy-D-gluconate 5-dehydrogenase KduD, which yields MILDLFKLDGKVAIVTGANTGLGQGISVGLAEAGADIVGVGRSDMSETKKMVEAAGKKFLPISADLMTLEAIDRIVEESVKEYGHIDILVNNAGIIRRTKAIDYSEKDWDDVMNTNLKTLFFLSQAVARQFIKQGNGGKVINIASLLSYQGGIIVPAYTSSKSGVMGLTRALANEWITDNINVNAIAPGYMVTNNTKALRADEDRSTSILARIPAGRWGTPSDIEGAAVFLASDASSYVNGFTLAVDGGWLGR from the coding sequence ATGATACTCGATTTATTTAAACTTGATGGCAAAGTAGCCATAGTAACAGGTGCCAACACAGGTTTAGGCCAGGGGATATCGGTTGGACTTGCTGAAGCCGGTGCAGATATAGTTGGAGTAGGCAGAAGCGATATGAGTGAAACAAAGAAGATGGTGGAAGCTGCAGGCAAAAAGTTCTTACCTATTTCGGCTGATTTAATGACACTTGAAGCAATAGATAGAATAGTAGAGGAATCCGTGAAGGAATATGGGCATATTGATATACTTGTAAATAATGCTGGAATAATTAGAAGAACAAAGGCAATAGATTATTCTGAAAAAGACTGGGACGATGTAATGAATACAAATCTAAAGACATTGTTCTTTCTAAGCCAGGCTGTTGCAAGACAGTTTATAAAGCAGGGTAATGGCGGCAAGGTAATTAATATTGCCTCTTTGTTATCTTATCAGGGCGGTATTATTGTACCTGCATACACCTCAAGCAAAAGCGGCGTCATGGGTTTGACCAGAGCTCTTGCCAATGAGTGGATTACAGATAACATTAACGTAAATGCAATAGCCCCTGGATATATGGTTACTAACAATACAAAGGCTCTGAGAGCTGACGAGGATAGAAGTACATCAATTCTAGCAAGAATACCTGCAGGAAGGTGGGGTACTCCTTCAGACATTGAGGGTGCTGCAGTGTTCTTGGCTTCAGATGCATCTTCTTATGTAAATGGCTTCACATTAGCTGTTGACGGTGGATGGTTAGGAAGATAA
- a CDS encoding ABC transporter ATP-binding protein, giving the protein MALLDVENLSIQFGGLKAVNNFNLSLEHGELVAIIGPNGAGKTTVFNMLTGLYKPTEGDIRLDGKSIVGLKPHDFTERGIARTFQNIRLFSNVSVLDNIKIAYTLQMKYGFGEALFRTKKFNATEDEFERKSLDILEIFKLDKKADLLAKNLPYGEQRRLEIARALATNPKILLLDEPVAGMNPNEMEDLVNLVRDIKVRFNLTILLIEHHMSVVMNIADRIKVLDFGETIAEGKPAEIQNNPKVIEAYLGGGHKE; this is encoded by the coding sequence ATGGCATTGCTTGATGTAGAAAATCTCTCCATACAATTTGGTGGGCTAAAAGCGGTAAACAATTTCAACCTTTCTCTTGAACATGGGGAACTGGTGGCGATAATCGGACCAAATGGAGCAGGTAAAACTACAGTATTTAATATGCTTACAGGATTATATAAACCTACGGAAGGCGATATTCGTCTTGATGGGAAGAGTATTGTAGGGCTAAAGCCCCATGATTTCACTGAGAGAGGAATAGCCAGGACATTTCAAAATATAAGATTATTTAGTAATGTCAGTGTACTTGATAATATAAAGATTGCATATACACTTCAAATGAAATATGGCTTTGGAGAAGCACTTTTTAGGACAAAGAAATTTAACGCTACTGAAGATGAATTTGAAAGAAAATCATTGGATATTCTCGAAATATTCAAATTGGATAAAAAGGCTGATTTATTAGCGAAGAATCTGCCATATGGGGAACAAAGACGGCTTGAAATAGCAAGAGCTCTTGCAACAAACCCAAAGATTCTGCTTCTGGATGAACCGGTTGCAGGTATGAACCCCAATGAGATGGAAGACCTTGTGAACTTGGTAAGGGACATCAAGGTAAGGTTTAATCTGACTATACTTTTGATTGAGCATCATATGAGTGTTGTTATGAATATAGCAGACAGGATAAAGGTGTTGGATTTTGGTGAAACAATAGCCGAAGGGAAGCCTGCTGAGATACAAAATAACCCTAAGGTTATTGAGGCATACCTGGGAGGGGGGCATAAAGAATGA